Proteins encoded by one window of Gemmatimonas aurantiaca:
- a CDS encoding aspartate carbamoyltransferase catalytic subunit: MAGPLGKDLLGLAPLSAEQIRLVLDTAIPFREISERAIKKVPTLRGATIVNLFFEASTRTRISFEFAEKRLSADTVNVAAAGSSVSKGETLVDTARNLEAMKIDMVVIRHSASGAARFLAERIESNVINAGDGTNEHPTQGLLDMLTLRSRLGDLAGKRICIVGDVLHSRVARSNIWGLTKLGAEVAVCGPRSLLPNAIEEMGVTVFDRIEAAIEWADALNVLRLQLERMQAGYIPSLREYNRVFGVTSARLERASRDLLILHPGPMNRGVEIDSDVADGPHSVILDQVTNGVAVRMAVLYLLAGGKPELADAAQKGVA; the protein is encoded by the coding sequence ATGGCCGGCCCCCTCGGCAAGGATCTGCTGGGACTCGCGCCGCTGTCGGCCGAGCAGATCCGGTTGGTGCTCGACACGGCGATCCCGTTCCGGGAGATCTCCGAACGCGCGATCAAGAAGGTGCCCACGCTGCGTGGCGCCACGATCGTCAATCTCTTCTTCGAAGCCTCCACACGCACGCGCATCTCCTTCGAGTTCGCCGAGAAACGTCTCAGTGCGGACACGGTGAACGTGGCGGCGGCGGGATCCAGCGTGTCCAAGGGCGAGACGCTCGTCGACACGGCCCGCAATCTCGAAGCGATGAAGATCGACATGGTCGTCATCCGGCATTCCGCGTCGGGGGCGGCGCGCTTTCTCGCCGAACGCATCGAATCGAACGTCATCAACGCGGGCGACGGCACGAACGAACATCCCACACAGGGATTGCTCGACATGCTCACGCTGCGCAGCCGGCTGGGCGATCTCGCCGGCAAGCGTATCTGCATCGTGGGCGATGTGCTGCATTCCCGCGTGGCGCGCTCCAACATCTGGGGACTCACGAAACTCGGCGCCGAAGTGGCCGTGTGCGGCCCACGTTCCCTGTTGCCCAACGCCATCGAAGAGATGGGCGTGACGGTGTTCGATCGCATCGAAGCCGCCATCGAGTGGGCCGATGCGCTCAACGTGTTGCGTCTGCAACTCGAACGCATGCAGGCCGGCTACATTCCGTCGCTGCGTGAATACAACCGTGTCTTCGGCGTCACCAGTGCGCGACTCGAACGAGCCTCGCGCGATCTCCTCATCCTGCACCCTGGCCCGATGAATCGCGGCGTGGAAATCGACAGTGACGTGGCCGACGGCCCGCACTCGGTCATTCTCGATCAGGTCACCAACGGCGTGGCCGTTCGCATGGCCGTGCTCTATCTGCTGGCCGGCGGCAAGCCGGAACTCGCCGACGCGGCACAGAAGGGGGTGGCGTGA
- the scpB gene encoding SMC-Scp complex subunit ScpB has translation MTPLAKLLEAALFAAPRPISLDALAALDAEASPAAVSAALDELREHYDVDGHGVELVEQGGGWQILTRAEFAEAIERAQVAVRPQRLSAAALETLAIVAYRQPIGRAEIEEIRGVAVGSVLKSLHERGLIDIVGRSEGIGRPLLYGTTPQFLEQFALRHLEELPRADELAIALRGAGNATVVPE, from the coding sequence GTGACGCCGTTAGCGAAGCTGCTTGAAGCCGCGCTCTTCGCCGCGCCCCGACCGATTTCTCTCGATGCGCTGGCGGCTCTCGATGCGGAGGCGAGTCCAGCCGCGGTGAGCGCCGCCCTCGACGAACTGCGTGAGCACTACGACGTGGATGGTCACGGCGTGGAACTCGTGGAGCAGGGCGGGGGCTGGCAGATCCTCACGCGTGCCGAATTCGCCGAGGCGATCGAGCGGGCGCAGGTGGCGGTGCGTCCGCAGCGCCTGTCGGCGGCGGCGCTCGAAACGCTGGCCATCGTGGCCTACCGGCAGCCCATCGGTCGCGCGGAGATCGAGGAGATCCGCGGCGTGGCCGTGGGATCCGTTCTCAAGTCGCTGCACGAACGTGGTCTCATCGACATCGTCGGACGCAGTGAAGGCATCGGCCGTCCGTTGCTGTACGGCACCACGCCACAATTCCTCGAGCAGTTCGCGCTGCGTCACCTCGAGGAGCTGCCGCGGGCCGACGAACTTGCGATCGCGCTGCGCGGCGCTGGCAACGCCACGGTCGTTCCGGAGTGA
- a CDS encoding DUF58 domain-containing protein codes for MSIAAIAPADVLRQVRRIEVRTRRLVDSRFAGEYRSLFKGQGMEFAEVREYQPGDEVRSIDWNVSARMGRPFVKRYVEERELTIMLAVDLSGSSRFGTRARFKHDLAIELAGVLSLAAVRNNDRVGLMLFTDRVEHALPARKGRKHALRLIRDLLTVRPAGRGTSMSAMVDRLMRLLPHRSVIFLASDFLADDLEKPLARLAQRHDVIAITLEDPAERALPDIGPARLEDPETGEIVEIDTSNPLVRRAFAARVAAEDESRRKLFGRLGLDEIVVHTEYGYVDALLAFFRARARRPHGAVRTGPRGTLGDAALQPVGTR; via the coding sequence GTGAGCATCGCGGCGATCGCACCCGCCGATGTCCTGCGCCAGGTGCGTCGCATCGAAGTGCGCACGCGCCGGCTGGTGGACTCGCGATTCGCCGGTGAATACCGCTCGCTGTTCAAGGGACAGGGGATGGAGTTCGCGGAGGTGCGCGAATATCAGCCCGGCGACGAGGTGCGCTCGATCGACTGGAATGTCTCGGCGCGCATGGGACGCCCCTTCGTCAAGCGATATGTCGAAGAGCGCGAACTCACCATCATGCTCGCGGTGGATCTTTCCGGATCGTCGCGTTTCGGCACGCGCGCGCGTTTCAAGCACGATCTCGCCATCGAGCTGGCCGGGGTGCTGTCGCTGGCCGCGGTGCGCAACAACGACCGCGTGGGACTCATGCTCTTCACCGATCGGGTCGAACATGCCCTCCCCGCGCGCAAGGGACGCAAACATGCCTTGCGTCTCATTCGTGATCTGCTCACCGTGCGTCCCGCGGGACGGGGCACCTCCATGTCGGCCATGGTCGACCGGCTCATGCGACTCCTGCCGCATCGGTCGGTGATCTTCCTGGCGTCCGACTTTCTCGCGGACGATCTGGAGAAACCGCTGGCGCGTCTCGCGCAGCGACACGATGTCATTGCGATCACGCTGGAAGATCCCGCGGAACGGGCACTGCCCGACATCGGCCCGGCCCGATTGGAGGACCCCGAAACCGGCGAGATCGTGGAGATCGACACCTCGAATCCGCTGGTGCGTCGCGCGTTTGCGGCGCGGGTCGCGGCGGAGGATGAATCGCGACGCAAACTGTTCGGACGGCTCGGTCTCGACGAGATCGTGGTGCACACCGAATACGGGTACGTGGATGCGTTGCTGGCTTTCTTCCGCGCGCGCGCGCGCCGTCCGCACGGGGCCGTGCGCACCGGTCCGCGAGGGACGCTCGGTGACGCCGCATTGCAGCCGGTGGGCACGCGGTGA
- the rpsT gene encoding 30S ribosomal protein S20, translating into MPNIKSAKKDLRRSRAAALRNRAQRSALRTAVKKARVATAAAADRLAAVSLLDRAARKGLIHKNAAARVKSRLAKLGVSA; encoded by the coding sequence GTGCCGAATATCAAGTCTGCCAAGAAGGACCTCCGCCGGTCGCGTGCGGCTGCACTCCGCAATCGCGCCCAGCGCTCGGCGTTGCGTACCGCCGTGAAGAAGGCCCGCGTGGCGACTGCAGCTGCGGCCGATCGTCTCGCTGCCGTCTCGCTGCTCGATCGGGCCGCCCGCAAGGGCCTGATCCACAAGAACGCGGCGGCGCGCGTGAAGAGCCGGCTGGCCAAGCTCGGCGTCAGCGCCTGA
- a CDS encoding site-2 protease family protein, which yields MSAPVADGLLTPLPSPATFRSGFACIRVPLPAPSIVDFQQLALIAPGLLFAMVAHEYAHGYAALKQGDPTAYQLGRLTLNPLKHIDPFMTVILPLVLWAMGGPIFGGAKPVPVNPRNYRNYKKGDIIVSLAGVATNVMIAIACIPVIILLGFLGQQIPGLERPLAIAQRIAEVSILINLFLAAFNLLPIPPLDGSHVFKYLLPPRWALQYQRLGGAGLLILFAMLSFGRPLINAWLTPVYVLRIMAERVYFPYLLPNPFA from the coding sequence TTGTCCGCGCCCGTGGCCGACGGCCTTTTGACACCCCTCCCGTCGCCGGCTACCTTCCGGTCCGGATTTGCTTGCATTCGCGTCCCACTCCCGGCCCCTTCCATCGTGGACTTCCAGCAACTCGCCCTCATCGCCCCCGGGCTGCTGTTTGCGATGGTCGCGCACGAATACGCGCATGGCTATGCGGCGCTGAAGCAGGGGGATCCGACAGCCTATCAGCTCGGGCGGCTGACCCTCAATCCGCTCAAGCACATCGATCCGTTCATGACGGTGATCCTTCCGCTGGTGCTGTGGGCCATGGGCGGACCGATCTTCGGCGGCGCCAAACCGGTGCCGGTCAACCCGCGCAATTACCGGAACTACAAGAAGGGCGACATCATCGTGTCGCTGGCCGGTGTGGCCACGAATGTGATGATCGCCATAGCCTGTATCCCGGTCATCATCCTTCTTGGATTCCTGGGACAGCAGATACCGGGGCTCGAACGGCCGCTGGCCATCGCGCAGCGGATCGCTGAAGTCAGCATTCTCATCAACCTGTTCCTGGCGGCGTTCAATCTGCTCCCCATTCCGCCGCTGGATGGATCACACGTCTTCAAGTACCTGCTCCCCCCGCGCTGGGCGCTGCAATACCAGCGACTCGGCGGCGCGGGGCTGCTGATCCTGTTCGCCATGCTCTCGTTCGGTCGGCCGCTGATCAATGCCTGGCTCACGCCGGTCTATGTCCTGCGCATCATGGCCGAACGGGTGTACTTTCCATACTTGTTGCCCAACCCCTTCGCGTAA
- a CDS encoding pseudouridine synthase, whose product MRVQRALARAGVLSRREADSAVADGRVQVNGTTAVIGQVVDPARDRITLDGTPVVTQVTSHRWIVLHKPAAVMTTRKDPAGRPTVFDLVDDAPGLVYVGRLDFMTEGVLLLTTDGTAAHALTHPSREVERTYVATVRGDAVSAAREARRGVQLEDGLVVPIEVLAHPLGGRRWAFELTIAEGRTHEVRRICDALGLEVERLVRTRFGPVRLGDLPSGAARALTNTERTVLDALIGQGE is encoded by the coding sequence ATGCGCGTGCAGCGGGCCCTGGCCCGCGCGGGCGTGCTGTCGCGTCGGGAGGCCGACAGCGCCGTGGCGGATGGACGGGTCCAGGTGAACGGCACCACCGCGGTCATCGGCCAGGTGGTCGATCCGGCGCGGGACCGCATCACCCTCGATGGCACACCAGTGGTCACGCAGGTCACCAGTCATCGGTGGATCGTGCTGCACAAACCCGCCGCCGTGATGACCACGCGCAAGGATCCCGCCGGTCGCCCCACCGTCTTCGATCTGGTCGACGATGCGCCGGGACTGGTGTACGTCGGACGCCTCGACTTCATGACCGAAGGGGTTCTGCTGCTCACCACCGACGGCACGGCCGCTCACGCGCTCACGCACCCCAGTCGTGAGGTGGAGCGCACCTACGTGGCCACCGTGCGCGGCGATGCGGTCTCGGCGGCCCGGGAGGCGCGGCGCGGTGTGCAGCTCGAAGACGGGCTGGTCGTGCCCATCGAAGTCCTGGCGCATCCGCTTGGCGGTCGGCGCTGGGCGTTCGAACTCACGATCGCCGAAGGACGCACGCACGAAGTCCGCCGCATCTGCGACGCGCTGGGCCTCGAGGTGGAGCGTCTCGTGCGTACCCGATTCGGTCCCGTGCGGCTCGGCGATCTGCCGTCGGGCGCGGCCCGTGCCCTCACCAATACCGAACGGACGGTGCTGGACGCCCTGATCGGGCAGGGGGAGTGA
- a CDS encoding class II aldolase/adducin family protein: protein MITSPVAEIAEQAEALALACRRLHARGLLAGAEGNLSVRLSDDTVLVTASGVDKAGIGVGQVLRVWWRVMDGAPYGVSHGVPELTSACPLHDGTGHEDGDRSLRPSSELEMHLACYAARPNVRGIVHAHPPAATGFATAGLPLPADVLPEVPVVVGPVALVPYGRPGTPALAAAMQPFLAAHEVFLLANHGVTAVGRTLTDALLRMESVEQAARIVAVARLLGGEQRLPAGEAAALASLHRSHELPTGSSPRSL from the coding sequence GTGATCACATCGCCGGTTGCGGAAATCGCCGAACAGGCCGAGGCTCTTGCCTTGGCCTGTCGTCGCTTGCATGCCCGTGGGCTGTTGGCCGGTGCTGAGGGGAACCTCTCGGTGCGCCTGTCGGACGACACGGTGCTGGTGACGGCATCGGGCGTGGACAAGGCGGGCATCGGGGTAGGGCAGGTGCTGCGGGTGTGGTGGCGCGTGATGGACGGTGCACCGTATGGTGTGTCGCATGGTGTGCCCGAGCTCACCTCCGCGTGCCCGCTGCATGACGGTACGGGCCATGAAGACGGTGACAGATCGCTCCGCCCCTCGTCGGAATTGGAGATGCATCTGGCCTGCTACGCAGCACGTCCGAACGTGCGAGGTATCGTGCATGCGCATCCCCCGGCGGCCACGGGGTTTGCCACGGCGGGCTTGCCGTTGCCGGCGGACGTGCTGCCGGAAGTTCCCGTGGTGGTGGGTCCGGTGGCGCTGGTGCCCTATGGACGTCCTGGCACCCCGGCGCTGGCGGCCGCGATGCAACCCTTTCTTGCAGCACACGAGGTGTTTCTGTTGGCGAACCATGGTGTTACGGCGGTGGGACGGACACTCACCGATGCCCTGTTGCGCATGGAGAGCGTCGAGCAGGCGGCCCGGATCGTGGCCGTGGCGCGTCTCCTTGGCGGTGAACAGCGTCTGCCCGCAGGAGAGGCGGCGGCGCTTGCCTCACTGCATCGTTCACACGAGCTTCCCACCGGATCTTCCCCCCGTTCCCTATGA
- a CDS encoding ScpA family protein translates to MIAPNFRTVEAAGPSFVVELSQFTGPLDLLLSLIRDEQVDIYDIPIARIAEQFLARISTLGLDEAADYLEMAARLLRIKAQMLLPRADGEEAWEDPRAELVRRLLEYQQMREVVDLLEHRGEERRHQFARRFVPASVDITPINAPLALALGDLLAAVDRVLRTSKEPTLHEVVPRALDVAGAMTTIRSVIAMRRHCRWSDLVSADAEPWQVLSVLLALLEMAKLGELHIAQRQPFASVEIRRDAVSEAA, encoded by the coding sequence GTGATCGCTCCCAACTTCCGCACCGTCGAGGCCGCGGGGCCGTCGTTTGTCGTCGAGCTGAGCCAGTTCACCGGCCCGCTCGATCTCCTGTTGTCGCTCATCCGCGATGAACAGGTCGACATCTACGACATCCCCATCGCCCGTATCGCCGAGCAGTTCCTCGCGCGCATCAGCACGCTCGGACTCGACGAAGCCGCCGACTATCTCGAGATGGCCGCGCGTCTGCTCCGCATCAAGGCGCAGATGCTGCTGCCGCGCGCCGACGGCGAGGAGGCGTGGGAGGATCCGCGCGCCGAACTCGTCCGTCGTCTGCTCGAGTATCAGCAGATGCGGGAAGTGGTCGACCTGCTCGAACACCGTGGGGAGGAACGCCGTCATCAGTTCGCGCGACGTTTCGTGCCGGCGTCCGTCGACATCACGCCCATCAACGCGCCGCTCGCGCTGGCGCTGGGTGATCTGCTGGCCGCGGTGGACCGCGTGCTGCGCACGAGCAAGGAGCCCACGCTGCACGAAGTCGTGCCGCGGGCGCTGGACGTGGCCGGCGCCATGACCACCATCCGTTCGGTGATCGCGATGCGTCGTCACTGCCGCTGGTCGGATCTGGTGAGTGCCGACGCCGAGCCGTGGCAGGTGTTGTCCGTGCTGCTGGCGTTGCTCGAAATGGCCAAGCTGGGTGAACTGCACATCGCGCAGCGCCAGCCGTTTGCTTCCGTGGAGATCCGTCGTGACGCCGTTAGCGAAGCTGCTTGA
- a CDS encoding dihydroorotase: MSSHAQSRDLLLRGGRIVDPSQGIDVVGDVLVRNGVIEHAGAGIGTPDGAEVVDVSGLVVAPGFIDVHVHLREPGREDVETVATGAHSAVAGGFTGVCAMPNTRPVTDNQATVGFVKRQGEAAGFARVYPYGAISLGQKGETLAEFGEMVQAGAVAFSDDGKPVESAHLMRTALEYARAFNVPVAEHCEDMTLARGGSMNEGLMSAKLGLKGIPGEAEEIYVIRDILLAKRTGGHIHLCHLSTKGSVELVRWGKERGVNVTAEVCSHHISLTEAAVDGYNTNAKMNPPLRTQEDIDALQQGLADGTIDLLVTDHAPHHYDEKEREFADAPNGIVGLETALGVNCTYLLHPGVLTLSQMIDAMSCKPARVFHLPGGTLARGAVGDVSVFDPSRQWTVDARQFKSKGRNTPYGGHTFTGQARLTVVGGRVVYRAG, translated from the coding sequence ATGTCGTCACATGCACAGTCGCGTGATCTGCTGCTGCGGGGCGGTCGTATCGTCGATCCGTCGCAGGGGATCGATGTGGTGGGGGATGTGCTCGTACGCAATGGCGTGATCGAACACGCAGGCGCGGGCATCGGTACACCTGATGGTGCCGAGGTGGTCGATGTGAGCGGCCTCGTGGTCGCGCCGGGATTCATCGATGTGCACGTGCATCTGCGCGAGCCCGGTCGCGAGGATGTGGAAACGGTGGCCACGGGCGCGCACAGCGCGGTGGCCGGTGGTTTCACCGGCGTGTGTGCCATGCCGAACACCAGACCGGTGACCGACAATCAGGCCACGGTGGGCTTCGTGAAGCGCCAGGGTGAGGCCGCGGGTTTCGCGCGGGTGTATCCGTATGGGGCGATCTCGCTGGGGCAGAAGGGTGAGACCCTCGCCGAATTCGGGGAGATGGTGCAGGCTGGCGCCGTCGCGTTCAGCGACGACGGCAAGCCGGTGGAAAGTGCGCATCTCATGCGCACGGCGCTCGAGTATGCGCGGGCGTTCAACGTGCCGGTGGCCGAGCACTGCGAGGACATGACACTCGCCCGCGGCGGTTCGATGAACGAAGGGCTCATGAGCGCGAAGCTCGGCCTCAAGGGCATTCCCGGCGAGGCGGAGGAAATCTACGTCATTCGGGACATCCTGCTGGCCAAGCGCACGGGCGGACATATCCATCTGTGTCACCTCTCCACCAAGGGCTCGGTGGAACTGGTGCGCTGGGGCAAGGAGCGTGGCGTCAACGTGACCGCCGAGGTGTGTTCGCATCACATCTCACTCACCGAAGCGGCGGTGGATGGCTACAACACCAACGCCAAGATGAATCCGCCGCTGCGCACGCAGGAAGACATCGATGCACTGCAGCAGGGGCTGGCCGATGGCACCATCGATCTGCTGGTCACCGATCACGCGCCGCATCACTACGACGAGAAGGAACGCGAATTTGCCGACGCGCCCAATGGCATCGTGGGTCTCGAAACGGCGCTCGGCGTGAATTGCACGTATCTGCTGCATCCCGGCGTGCTCACCCTGTCGCAGATGATCGACGCGATGAGTTGCAAGCCTGCGCGGGTGTTCCATCTGCCCGGTGGTACGCTGGCCAGGGGCGCGGTGGGTGACGTGTCGGTGTTCGATCCGTCGCGGCAGTGGACGGTGGACGCCCGGCAGTTCAAGTCGAAGGGCCGCAACACGCCGTATGGCGGCCATACGTTCACGGGCCAGGCGCGTCTCACCGTGGTGGGTGGTCGTGTGGTGTATCGCGCCGGATGA
- a CDS encoding FepA family TonB-dependent siderophore receptor has translation MSLPIIISRTTTTLLTVVTFVSIASPLAAQDPTKVDTTRAQKLEGMRVLGTAEEEKKQAPGVSIITARDIERRPPANDLSELIRTMPGVNLTGNSSSGAYGNSRQIDLRGMGPENTLILIDGKPATSRNSVRMGRNGERNGRGDSNWVPADAIERIEVLRGPAAARYGSGASGGVINIITKRPSERLSGSVTAYGSMAENGDEGASRRIGFNLAGPIASAFSYRLYGNLAKTDPDKPGLNAEASGVTADSATVPPAGREGVRNQDINALLRFDASRKHIVELENSYSRQGNLYSGERLIGNGTVLLSRLATEGAETNVMERRSSGLTYRGTYAHNRRARVYAAYEGTTNTRLNEGLAGGVEGSIQDSVSWSTSRLKNFVVNGEYNAAVQFLGFFQTVSLGAEFNDSRLDDPYATRSGIAVSGDSTSVNAASTSAVYVEDNIGLRHDLTLTPGIRFDHHSLFGANWSPSVNISYAITPAFTLKGGIARAFKAPNLYQSNPNYMYTTRGNGCPFPPTGGGTRVSGPCNIFGNADLAPEISINKEIGVGYNRSGWNAGLAYFHNDYSNKIIADMGTQTIPDKVTVGGSTFRPFRWVNTGKAVVRGIEGNLNIPLYGESGNMLRLTNNLTSMFENKNVVTGQPLSIIPDYTINSMLEWNPSRVLSIMPTAAFYGRQQPPTWDTGTNAQRTGAQLTSVDPYAIVGMNIGFTLRGTSARLGVNNLANTRRFREAVGNAQGAATYNEPGRSFFLTVTQRI, from the coding sequence ATGAGCCTCCCCATCATCATTTCACGAACGACGACGACGCTCCTGACCGTCGTGACGTTCGTTTCGATCGCGAGCCCGCTCGCGGCCCAGGATCCCACGAAAGTCGACACCACCCGCGCCCAGAAGCTCGAGGGCATGCGCGTTCTTGGAACGGCCGAGGAAGAGAAGAAGCAGGCGCCCGGCGTTTCCATCATCACGGCCAGGGACATCGAGCGACGGCCACCGGCCAACGATCTGTCCGAACTCATTCGCACCATGCCGGGTGTGAATCTCACCGGCAACAGCTCCAGCGGCGCCTACGGCAACAGCCGTCAGATCGACCTCCGGGGCATGGGTCCGGAAAACACGCTCATCCTCATCGACGGCAAGCCGGCCACCTCGCGCAATTCGGTGCGCATGGGGCGGAACGGTGAACGGAACGGGCGCGGCGACAGCAATTGGGTTCCCGCCGACGCCATCGAACGCATCGAAGTGCTGCGTGGCCCGGCTGCCGCACGATACGGCTCGGGCGCTTCGGGTGGAGTGATCAACATCATCACCAAGCGTCCCAGCGAACGCCTGTCGGGCTCCGTCACCGCCTATGGATCGATGGCGGAGAACGGCGACGAAGGCGCAAGCCGCCGCATCGGTTTCAATCTGGCCGGCCCCATCGCCTCCGCGTTCTCCTACCGGCTCTACGGCAATCTGGCCAAAACCGATCCGGACAAGCCGGGACTCAACGCCGAAGCGTCGGGTGTCACCGCCGATTCGGCCACCGTACCCCCCGCGGGACGCGAAGGTGTGCGCAATCAGGACATCAACGCCCTGCTCCGCTTCGATGCCAGTCGCAAGCACATCGTCGAACTGGAGAACAGCTACAGCCGCCAAGGCAATCTGTACAGCGGCGAACGCCTGATCGGCAACGGCACGGTGCTCCTGAGCAGGCTGGCAACGGAGGGCGCGGAGACCAACGTGATGGAGCGACGCTCCAGCGGTCTGACGTATCGCGGCACCTACGCCCACAATCGCCGTGCACGCGTGTATGCGGCCTACGAAGGCACGACCAATACGCGACTCAATGAAGGATTGGCCGGCGGTGTCGAAGGCAGCATTCAGGATTCGGTCTCCTGGTCCACCAGTCGTCTGAAGAATTTCGTGGTGAACGGCGAGTACAACGCGGCCGTGCAATTCCTCGGTTTCTTCCAGACCGTCTCGCTCGGCGCAGAATTCAACGACAGTCGTCTCGACGATCCGTACGCCACCCGTTCCGGCATCGCCGTGTCGGGAGACTCCACGTCGGTCAATGCGGCGAGCACCTCGGCCGTGTATGTCGAAGACAACATCGGGCTGCGGCACGATCTGACCCTGACACCCGGCATCCGCTTCGATCACCACTCGCTGTTCGGCGCCAACTGGAGCCCGAGCGTCAACATCTCCTATGCGATCACACCTGCCTTCACTCTCAAGGGTGGTATCGCCCGGGCATTCAAGGCACCCAATCTGTATCAGTCGAATCCGAACTACATGTACACCACGCGCGGCAACGGTTGTCCATTCCCACCGACTGGTGGCGGCACGCGCGTGAGCGGGCCGTGCAACATCTTCGGCAACGCGGATCTGGCCCCGGAGATCAGCATCAACAAGGAAATCGGCGTGGGTTACAACAGAAGCGGCTGGAATGCCGGCCTGGCGTACTTCCACAACGATTACAGCAACAAGATCATCGCCGACATGGGAACCCAGACAATACCCGACAAGGTCACGGTCGGCGGCTCGACCTTCCGTCCGTTCCGTTGGGTCAACACCGGCAAGGCCGTGGTGCGCGGTATCGAGGGGAACCTCAACATTCCGCTGTATGGAGAGTCCGGCAATATGCTGCGTCTGACGAACAACCTCACGAGCATGTTCGAGAACAAGAACGTAGTCACCGGCCAGCCGCTGTCGATCATTCCCGACTATACGATCAACAGCATGCTCGAATGGAATCCGTCGCGGGTGTTGTCCATCATGCCCACGGCGGCCTTCTACGGCCGGCAGCAACCACCCACCTGGGATACCGGCACGAATGCACAGCGGACCGGTGCTCAGCTCACCAGCGTCGATCCCTATGCCATCGTGGGGATGAATATCGGCTTCACGCTGCGTGGCACCTCGGCGCGCCTCGGCGTGAACAATCTGGCCAACACCCGTCGCTTCCGTGAAGCCGTCGGCAACGCGCAGGGCGCCGCTACCTACAACGAGCCGGGACGTTCGTTCTTCCTCACGGTCACGCAGCGCATCTGA
- a CDS encoding MoxR family ATPase, with protein MTTSVTGSSVSQDAALVQGVLREVARRIVGQEYMVERLLISLLTGGHVLLEGVPGLAKTLTVRTLAETVRTSFQRIQFTPDLLPADVIGTQIFDQPSGEFRVKHGPIFANIILADEINRAPAKVQAALLEAMQEKQVTIGGTTYRLTEPFLVLATQNPIEQEGTYPLPEAQVDRFMMKLRVGYPTRAEEKEILRRMAGGDNITVAPVASPEELMEARRRISELYMDERIVDYIVELVHATRHPAEVGAPDLRALIEFGASPRATIALGQAARAHAFLRGRAFVTPDDVKSIAPDVLRHRVLTSFEADAEGVTSDTIVERLLTVVNAP; from the coding sequence TTGACTACGAGTGTCACCGGCTCGAGCGTTTCGCAGGACGCGGCTCTGGTTCAGGGCGTATTGCGTGAGGTCGCCCGTCGCATCGTCGGACAGGAATACATGGTGGAGCGACTGCTCATCAGTCTGCTCACCGGCGGGCACGTGCTCCTGGAAGGGGTGCCCGGACTCGCCAAGACGCTGACCGTGCGGACGCTCGCCGAAACGGTGCGCACGAGTTTCCAGCGCATCCAGTTCACGCCCGACCTGTTGCCGGCCGACGTCATCGGCACGCAGATCTTCGATCAGCCCAGCGGCGAATTCCGCGTCAAACACGGACCGATCTTCGCCAACATCATCCTGGCCGACGAAATCAATCGTGCGCCGGCCAAGGTGCAGGCGGCGCTGCTCGAAGCCATGCAGGAAAAGCAGGTCACGATCGGTGGCACCACGTATCGGCTCACCGAACCGTTTCTGGTGCTCGCCACGCAGAACCCGATCGAGCAGGAAGGCACGTATCCGCTGCCCGAAGCACAGGTCGACCGGTTCATGATGAAGCTCCGCGTGGGATATCCCACGCGCGCGGAGGAGAAGGAGATTCTGCGGCGCATGGCCGGCGGCGACAACATCACGGTGGCGCCGGTCGCGTCGCCCGAAGAACTGATGGAAGCCCGTCGCCGCATCTCCGAGTTGTACATGGACGAGCGCATCGTCGACTACATCGTCGAACTGGTGCACGCCACGCGTCATCCGGCGGAAGTGGGGGCGCCCGATCTGCGCGCGCTCATCGAGTTCGGCGCGTCCCCGCGCGCGACCATCGCCCTGGGACAGGCGGCACGTGCCCACGCCTTCCTCCGTGGCCGCGCCTTTGTCACTCCCGACGACGTGAAGAGCATCGCGCCCGACGTGTTGCGGCATCGTGTCCTCACGTCGTTCGAAGCGGACGCCGAGGGCGTCACCAGTGATACGATCGTGGAACGGCTGCTCACGGTGGTGAACGCGCCGTGA